CTGTAATAGTATCTGGGGTTATAGTGTCCATGTTTTCCACCTCATCCCACTAACTCATTGCCAGAAAGACCATCATACCCAATTCTGAACAATATGCAAGGCAAGATACTTAAATTTGAGACCTGGAATATTTCTCAGAGTATCTTGACACATCTGTTCTGGATCAGTAGGAAAAACGGAGTAGAGTTAAAGATAGGGAAAGGTGGTACTTATTCTGTGAATGCCAGGTATGGGAACCTTTAACAGGTCCTGGTAGAAAAATTTATAAACCACTAATCTAAATGATCTTATGTGACATATAAAGGGAAGACTCTGAGATTTCTGCTGTCTCCTACCTAGTATCCTTTCCTTCAGTCTCTCCTTATATCTAATCTACTTCTATAGTGATGCTAGAGTTAGTATTTCTAACTCAGACCTAATGCCTTTCCATTGCCTATTGGAGAAACAAAGTTTTTGGTTTACCATTCAACAAAATTTACAATATGGCTCTGACTCACCTTTCCAGATTAATTGCCCACATGCCTCTTCAGATTCAATAAACATTCACCAAACGCCAGGTACCATGTGAGGAGATAAAGACTAATTAATGCAAGATCCTTGCCCTGAGGTGAGgtagaaaaacataaaaagaacttTTCAGTATTAACATTTCAACAGGCACAGACCTGGTGCAGTGAGAAAGCACAAAGGAGGAACTTCCTGGAGAAAATGACTACCTTAGTTCTAACAGTATCAGACTACTCAGATTGAGAACGCCACGCATCTCCATAGCAGACCTTTTAAGCTGTGATCTCTGCTAGAAATGCCCTGTGACCCCTATTCCTGGCAGACTTGTATTCACTCTTAAGTATGGCTTAAATCACCACCCTCTAACACCTCCCCAGCACATCTCCCTTCAATATATTATTACAGCACtttgaacatttccatcacattATTTATCCCTGGATTTAAACTAGtacttatctctattttattcttcCATCTATCGCTCACAACTGTGATCTCAGTATGGTGTCTGGCATTTATTGAGTGAGTACTATGTGCCAGTCTTTGCCTTTACTGTTTAATTCAATTTTCCCAACTACCTTACGAGGTAAATACTATGAGtatcccattttccagatgtgtAAGCTGAGGCCCATTGTCTTGCCTAATGCCAGAAATGGCTGAGAGGGAAAATCAGGACGATCTCGGTTTCAGGGTCTGCACTCAACGACTACATTAATTGCCTCATTAATTGgtttcagaaagaataaaaaaagaacgaataaatgaatgaaccaagTGACAACAAAAATCGTCCTCTCCCCTAACTCCACCGAAAGGAGCATGAAGGATAGGTACCAAGACTAAGCAATGCCCAAGTCCCTGCAGGGGCTCTTCGGTCACCGTCGGCAGGCGCAGGCTCCAATCACAGGGTCCTGGGGTCGCCTAATGCCGGGGCAGCCCGGACACCGGGTGGTCTGGACCGGGACCGAGGCAAGGAGGCTCCGCTAAGGACTGCCGCGTCGCGCAGGAGCTGGGCTGGGACGACTCCGAAAGGCCCGAGGGGAGGGTCGCGCCAGGGCCGGAAGGCTAGTGCGTTGATTAATAGTTCAAGACTGCCGGAAGCGCTTCTTTTCAATCAGGCTCTGCTGCAGGAAGTCCCTACAATCCGGTTGCAACCTTTAAAGATGTCCCCATTCTGACAGCACCCGACCACccttttctgttttccacttATTAAGACCTCCCCAGGATACTCACTTCTTCACAATGCTCTGGCTCGTGAAGAAACAACTCCATCATCGCTGCCAGAGGAGCCGCTTGGAGGTGGGGAGAATGGGCCATGGAGAGGAACGTAGAGGCCGAGTGGGAGAGGTTTCCGAGGAACAGATTTCGAGGCTGCAGCCGATTAAGGATGGCTGATAGTTCTGCTCAGGCCGAGTCGCTGGCTCCGCAAGAACTCAATGGCGACTTCAAGAGACCAGCCCTGCCGGTGCCCCCGGCGGTGAGAGGCAAGGCTTCGGCCACCAATCCTTCAAACTCTGAGGAGGTGAAGAAAGAAATGCCCACGGCGCTGCTGGACTCCGATTCCGGAGACCCTGACGTCCCTCTGGCCCAGCGGGACAGCGGGGAGACTAGGAGTCTAGCGGAGGAGCAGCCGTGGTCCCCTACAGCAGCTACTTCCCCTGGCGGCCCGGCCCGGGCTCCCCCTTACCGAGAGCCGCCGTGGGGCGGCCCGGCCACGGCCCCTTACAGCCTAGAGACACTGAAGGGCGGCACCATACTTGGCACCCGGAGCTTGAAGGGGATGAGTTGCTGCCTTTTCGGGAGGCTGCCTAGCTGCGACGTGTGCCTGGAGCACCCTTCGGTGTCTCGCTACCACGCCGTGCTGCAGCACAGAGTGTCCGGCTCTGACGCAGAAGGCGACGGCCACGGGCCTGGCTTCTATCTCTACGATTTAGGAAGCACCCACGGCACTTTTCTTAACAAAACCCTCATCCCACCCCGCACCTATTGTCGGATCCACGTCGGGCACGTTCTTCGCTTTGGAGGCAGCACTCGGCTCTTTCTTCTTCAGGTAAGTGGAAAAACCTAGAATCGAAATCTCTGAGGCACCCCGGCTGCTTTCCTGAGTTCCTTACGCTTTCACGGAGGAAGAAGATTGTCCCAGTCAGCGATTACAAAACTGGAGGAATCTGGCTCCTCATCTCCAGTACACATTGTCATATTTCTGAAAGTGACTTCAACAATCCtgaactctaatttttttttaacaatccgGAACTCTAAAAGAATTCTTTCGCTTAATTCATCAGGGACCTGAGGAAGACCGAGAGGCAGAATCCGAGTTGACAGTAACTCAGTTGAAGGAATTACGCAAGCAGCAACAAATGATGTTGGAGAAGAAGATGTTGGGAGAAGACTCAGatgaagaagaggaaatggataCTGCTGAAAGGCAGAGAAATACTAGTAGTCAAGATGATGAAATGGGCTGCACCTGGGGAATGGGTAAGACATTAAAATTGCTGCCAGaggttaatattttaaattcatttccacttatatatatatataaatcatatagCTTTCATGACTCTTTGAGATAGATAGGACAAAAACAATTTGCACCTGAGGTCACCAAAACCCAGAGAGATTCATTAATTTTTCTGATGACAAAAAACTGAATTATGGGCACAATTGGTTTCTTATAAAGTGTTTTACAATGCACTCACTTGTTCAAAACTCTTCCTCAGTGTAtagtttgttattattattattttaattgaattaactaattaatttatttatttttgttggggggaggtaattaggtttatttaactttggaggagttactggggattgaacccaggaccttgtgtatgctaagcatgtgctctaccacttgagctataccctcccctatagcttattatttttaaccattaaaatttaattaagtaCTGATCCTGATTATCACTGGAAGGGGTGGAACTGCATTCAATCAAATAAAATGCAATGTGATTCAATAAATGAGTTCCCTCGAATTTTTTTGTACTTTGTATAAATACCCTGAAATGCGAAGTACCTAATCAGAGAAAAACCTTAGGCAAAGGAATAAAGTAAAATTTCCATAACACCATACGTTTTGGAGGATGGGTATTCAGGAGCTAGGAATATGAAAAGATAGAAGATGGCCTTAATAATATGTTGTTGGGTAGACAGgataaatatgaaattatttgTGTTAAGTCAAACAAAGGCTAAAAACCATAAGTGTGCTAGTGTAAGTGTTCAGAGAAGAAAGCAATCTTTGAGGACTTAGACCGACACTGTCCATTACGGTagtcaccagccacatgtggttacTGGGCACCTTCAGTGTGGCTAGTCCAAATTGACATGTGCCGTAAATATAAAATTCACACTGGATTTCAGAGATTTAGTGTGAAAAAAGATTGTAAGTATCGctttcataatatttttatattgattacatgatAACTTCacctatttctcttttttcatggGACTATTAGAAAATGTAAGATTATATATATGACtttcattatatttctgttgggtAGCACTGACTTCGATCTTTGGGaaagtttataagtttataaACAGAAGGGTCttgaatgaaaggaaaggaaCCCTTAGGAAGCTGAGGACTGGGAGTGGTATTCAGGGCAGAGATTGGTGATTTTAGGGGAGTACTGAGTAAACTAGTCTGTTTGGTAGATATGATAAGTATTACAAAATTATACCCCTAATATATACTCCTATACATTAGGAGACAAAGTATTAGACCTGGGTATGAAAGAATGAGATGCCAGACTGAggagcttagatttttttttttttcgggtaGAGAATGTGGTaggtaattttgtttttaaaatacatacagtgATGAATAAGGTGCCATGAAAAACGTTTTAACTTGTCACAATATAGAAAACCTGAAGATGTTCATACGGGTGGTTTTGTGATTCTCttcccccaccctacccccactttctttctttctttcttttcatcactGATAACTGTATATACACCCTGAAAGGATAGTGGGTGTCATTCAGACAGTCTCTTATGTCTGATAGTCTTATCCTTCTTTCCCATATCCTATAGGAGAAGATGCTGTAGAGGATGAGGCTGAAGAGAACCCCATTGTCTTAGAGTTTCAGCAGGAGAGGGAGGCCTTTTATATAAAGGATCCAAAAAAGGCTCTCCAAGGTTTTTTTGACCGAGAAGGTATGTAAACAGATTCTGACCCTGCCAGTAAAATGTATCCACAACAGTTTTGTTTTCTAGACCTTCAGGTACTTAGAAACGTTCTATTTTTTCTGCTGTCCTCCTTGTTCAGTTCTTGCCTGTGTGGTCAGTTGCTTcaggtttattttgaaaatagtgaAAATCTTGTTAGTCTTTTTTCAAGTCTTGGGAAAAAGGAAGTACTTTTTCCTGACTCATCTAATTCCTCTCAAAAGATCCTAGGCTTGGATTGTGGGAAGATCGAcccaacttaaaatttttttgtttctaattcaCCAGATCTTTTGTAATTCTTAACATGGTTTTTCACTTTATATGATTTAAGGAGGATTGTTTCAGTAGGGATGCTCTGAGGAAACatctatgtgtatgtatgtgtgttatatgcatgtttatgtatgaatataaatatatatatgaacattgTATTCTGCACTTAATATTTATGCTCCTAAAAACTAGGTAGCTGTGGCAAATTAACAACTTAAGTCTACAACTTATAATCAATGTGAAAGCTACTATATATTGGACAAAACTGTATATAGAGAGTTGATTGTTTTGATCTGAGTTTATGTTTCTCTGCCTCAAGCTCATCCTAACTTCATTATCAGATGATAATTTCTAGGAATGTGAAGTTAAGTGCTTTGCAATTTAGTATTCAGTGTGGTATGAGAACTTTATATTCATATTTAGCCGTTGCTCTCTTTCCCTTCGTATCAACTAGTAATTTTCAGATGCTATtaaatttgttttgtctttcttcctcCCACAGGAGAAGAATTAGAATATGAATTTGATGAACAGGGCCATAGCACTTGGCTCTGCAGAGTGAGGTATGTCCTTTTCTCGTTAATGTCAACTTCTGGAAAGTGGCCAATTTCAGGTTTAAATTATGGTTATAGACAACCCAAAGAGCAACTTTAGTCTTAATTTAAAGTTAAGGCTTTTCCTGAATTTGGGCCTTGATAGTTTAGTAACgcattgggggtggggtgggatgggtaAAAAGTGGACAGAAAGGATTTGAAGTCCAACCTTGGCAAGATAGAACAAAATGAACTGGGAGATTAAAAAGCCATTTCAAAAAACATGACTATTATCATAGCATAGTACTTTTTTCATGAAAATTGGAGCTTAATGCTGTGCTGTAATTCCTTCCAAACCAATGCAGATTACCTGTGGATGATTCAACTGGAAAACAGCTGGTGGCTGAGGCTAttcactcaggaaagaaaaaagaagcaatgaTCCAGTGCTCACTGGAAGCTTGTCGAATCCTCGATACTTTGGGATTGCTTCGGCAGGAGGCAGGTGAGTATGTGGGagcactttttttctttaaaaaaagaaagaaagaagaaaattgaatACATAAGGTAATAAAACCTTTTTTTAGGCAGAAAATATAAATTGTGCAGAATCCTATGAGGTGTAAAGAATAAATTCCCTAACTCATACCCAGTACTGTTTATATTCTCCAAGACATTTTCTATGCATATAAATGGGATTCAGAACTAGATCCTTTACCAAAAACAAGCACTCATACACAAATGCATTTATATTACTTATACTCTTTTGTGACTTTTTTAACATAAGAATGTATCCTGATATTTTTCCATAACATTGCATTAAATttaccttattaaaaaaaaaacaaaacctgtctgggtattaattatttattaataaggcttatatttttatttatcctaaaattaatttttactatTGCAAAGTAacttatgtataatttaaaactATTAAGGCTTATAAACAAGATATAAGTGTTCTttgttctgcccctccccagtctTCATCCCTAGAAGGCTTTTAACTCTTTCAATTATTTCTTCTggcattttaaaatatccatatttCTAAGccaatatcctgtaataatctATGATTGCATATaatctgcaaacaaaaacaaaaacagaatcactatgctatacacctgaaattaatatactATTGTAAAttaacatacttcaattaaaaaaagtaaatgtagaaaaaaaatctgtatctctAAAAAACGGGTATACTTTTATATTTTGAGTCATTTATTTTGAATGTTATCTATTGACTTTGTTAAGTTAGTATTTTAGTATTTACATGATTATGTTTATGCAGATATTAGTCACAATTGaacagtttttttgttgttgttttccctgAAGTTAAtaattgtgtttgtttttcatgtgttTGATTTTTTGATACCTCTTACTCATTCTTCCCACACCTTTCAGTATGTTTTCCCACATGGTCAGTCACATTAAGTAATTTATCAGTTCTGATTTTTTGGGAGACATTTCTCCTGAAGAACACTGTTCTCATTCTTTTAGGGGTTACTGCTCTCTAGGCCTGCTGCAGAACAGTCTTCTGGGACTTcaccttactgttttccataagatttcctttctttttctccagggttgaattttctgtttttcgtGACTCTCAGATTCTCATATTTCTTAGTTTATTCTCTTGTTTTAGTGGAGCACATCTTTCTGTAGTTTTAGCAGGTTAGAAAGCTGGTACAGCAGTAGGGGGCACGGATGATGGTAGTCTTCAATGGATTTcacatctttcatttttcttggtctACTGTTGTTTTGGTGGACATCCTTTAGAGGATTCCTGAGAAAGGATGTATTGCAAGTAAACTTTATTAAACTCTCCACcctgaaaatataattattttagaagAAGGTGAGTAGGTAGGGAGGAGGATCTGTTTCTCAGCTTTTACCCAGTCCTCATTTTAGCACTACTATCCAGCCACAGTTCAGATCCTTCTGAGGATTTTCTTGATTGATTCTCAGCTTTCCCCACTGTTGGTttttaggattcttttttttttttggttctgctAAGTTAgtttccattcatctgtctacTTTCTAATTTCCAAAAATTTGGTGTTGCTGTCCCCACTCCTTTTCTCATTGTCTTTGTAGAttaatgtcttttaaagaagATCTCTTTGCTGCAGTTTTAGTAGGGTATGAGGAGAGAATGAAATTAGATGTGTATTTCAGTGTACCAACTTAACCTGGAAATTATCAGGTTTATATTAATAGGACTGTTTTGGTTGTAAGTAATAGAAACCTAATTCAGATTAGTTTAAGGACCAGGTTAGTGGCTGCAGAAGCTGGGAAGAGTACCTCACAAGACTGAAGGAAGAGCTGCATGAACCAGGACCTCAAGTTCTGGAAGCAGAACTTAGTGCTACCAAATCAGAACTCAGTATCAGGAGGACACATAAAAGCTGTCTGTGTGAATCTGTGAGTGAGTCTGTCTCATGCGtgcaggtttttgtttgtttgttttgcagacAGATTCTCACCCCATGTTGAGAAACTGGGCGCTTACGGCCCTGGACTTATATCTTCCCTTTTTAATAACCTCATTAGGAAGAGAGCCTCTTTTCCCCTATGTCTAAATATAAGTATGAAGGAAGGAGTCTTATTGATCTGGCTTTGGTCACATGAAACCCCTAATCCAAATGGAATGGGGGAGGAATTTTCTAGAGGACGGGGGTACTTTTACCAGAACAAGGCAGGTAAGATGACATGGGGTAGACAAAAAAAGTAATAGCTCCCATAGTCCCCTATTGATGGGCTTTCTAGATTTTCACTGTTACCATGTTGCATTGATATATATAGGAAAAATTCCCgtaagtagaattgctggattgaTTGCACTTTTAATGTTGGCAAATGTGGTAAGATTGACCATCAAAAAGATTATGTCAGTGTACATTCCTACCAACTGTTTGAGAATCCATTTCCCCATACTCTTGCCAAATTGGGCATTATTAACCTTCTTCTGTTTTTTCTAGTCTAATAGGTAAGAATTAGTTTctcataatttgtttttttttagtcattaaaaaagtttaacatctttttaaatgtttgttggccatttgtctttttttgtggactgcttttattattttaaaaattttcttttggattATTGATCTTTTCCTCATTTATCTTTTTCCTGTTTCACTCATTGATTTTTGAGAGCTTTTTGCTCATTAAATAAATTAGCcctttgttttaacttttttattgtggtaaaatatatgtaacataaaatttaccatgttaagcgtttttaagtatacagttcctTGACATTAAATATACTCATGTTGAGTAACCATCACAA
The sequence above is a segment of the Camelus bactrianus isolate YW-2024 breed Bactrian camel chromosome 15, ASM4877302v1, whole genome shotgun sequence genome. Coding sequences within it:
- the SLC4A1AP gene encoding kanadaptin encodes the protein MERNVEAEWERFPRNRFRGCSRLRMADSSAQAESLAPQELNGDFKRPALPVPPAVRGKASATNPSNSEEVKKEMPTALLDSDSGDPDVPLAQRDSGETRSLAEEQPWSPTAATSPGGPARAPPYREPPWGGPATAPYSLETLKGGTILGTRSLKGMSCCLFGRLPSCDVCLEHPSVSRYHAVLQHRVSGSDAEGDGHGPGFYLYDLGSTHGTFLNKTLIPPRTYCRIHVGHVLRFGGSTRLFLLQGPEEDREAESELTVTQLKELRKQQQMMLEKKMLGEDSDEEEEMDTAERQRNTSSQDDEMGCTWGMGEDAVEDEAEENPIVLEFQQEREAFYIKDPKKALQGFFDREGEELEYEFDEQGHSTWLCRVRLPVDDSTGKQLVAEAIHSGKKKEAMIQCSLEACRILDTLGLLRQEAVSRKRKAKNWEDEDFYDSDDDTYLDRTGLVEKKRLNRMKKAGKIDEKPETFESLVAKLNDAEKELSEISERLKASSKALSESPSQDSLDAFMSEMKSGSALDGVSRKKLHLRTFELRKEQQRLKGLIKIVKPAEIPELKKTESQATDGESKAKKLTLPLFGAMKGGSKFKLKTGTVGKLPPKRPELPPALMRMKDEPEVEEEEEEEEEEEEKEEEEHEKKKMEAGGSRLPQETEPEGAVQDTSPTTDSSSSKETKNLENMSQLSQVKQNKDYQEISETAASREEPSASKNENEKSRDELKKKKAPGPGKLPPTLSSKYPEDDPDYCVWVPPEGQSGDGRTHLNDKYGY